The following are from one region of the Sorghum bicolor cultivar BTx623 chromosome 2, Sorghum_bicolor_NCBIv3, whole genome shotgun sequence genome:
- the LOC8086375 gene encoding 23 kDa jasmonate-induced protein, translating into MASGVFGLPISEETVRATGEYKEPITQRDVADYAMKMINANEKDVNAQKFVDNLKDRYGNGITTKCLIYNATGASLKFVTYKDWHGHIYETPYPSEIQNGQWGAFIHVHPAGAARGSAGAAVYRTKIPSSSSSCDWLFSWSIPYIGDSSVYTEIREEGHFPPHWDYIYDARLERSGRSSTDNGYGYHSQTDIGEGTTVNARAVFKLPN; encoded by the exons atggCCTCAGGAGTGTTTGGTCTTCCCATTTCAGAGGAGACGGTGAGAGCCACTGGAGAGTATAAGGAACCCATTACCCAAAGAGATGTTGCAGACTATGCCATGAAGATGATCAACGCCAATGAAAAGGATGTCAACGCACAAAAGTTCGTCGACAACCTCAAGGACag ATACGGTAATGGAATAACTACAAAATGCCTCATCTACAATGCCACCGGTGCCTCTCTGAAGTTCGTCACCTACAAAGATTGGCACGGCCATATCTATGAAACACCCTATCCATCAGAGATTCAGAATGGGCAGTGGGGGGCATTCATCC ATGTCCACCCAGCTGGAGCTGCGAGAGGTTCAGCTGGTGCCGCTGTGTATCGTACCAAGATACCCTCCAGCAGCAGCTCCTGCGATTGGTTGTTCTCTTGGAGCATCCCATACATCGGTGACAGCAGT GTGTACACCGAAATCCGTGAGGAAGGGCACTTCCCTCCGCATTGGGACTATATCTATGATGCGAGGCTGGAACGATCAGGTCGCAGCTCCACTGATAATGGCTATGGATATCATTCCCAGACTGACATCGGTGAAGGCACTACTGTTAACGCGCGTGCAGTTTTCAAGCTTCCAAACTGA
- the LOC8059921 gene encoding uncharacterized protein LOC8059921, translating to MSRELVDLSPGQLHKLAELIHRQEVQKLQELQFKSYADQQKYLHDAKDARDKVYHVLESAQEMVMQTEAEKDTTKQHIAKDVYEYCTKGIGTSLQFIRSYNTRLTYLDKLKNHSDDLIKQLKWLNPATQEKEAQRLALEAGMYKKAALESAKKFQHFVPNQFSRWLKENKIKFEDLVQKNVAKLGFKGPFKNLDDIQKLQVYENIIEEAGYGKSVVTYSFEALGKVGVAVLVFTAAAMVWDIYTAEDKMQAVVRDSVNALAAVVSLEVGEVVSVAVEAGFAALDIEIASAAVTVIGAVAGFGVGVLIGIATSALLDLIFSSGTSKVKITDGLTACRVVPMPDGLQLARLVKHNYPDL from the exons ATGTCTCGTGAGTTAGTTGATTTAAGTCCAGGGCAGCTGCATAAGCTAGCCGAGTTGATCCATCGACAAGAAGTGCAGAAGCTTCAAGAGCTCCAATTCAAGTCATATGCTGACCAACAAAAGTATCTCCATGATGCCAAAGACGCCCGTGATAAGGTGTACCACGTCCTTGAGAGTGCACAGGAAATGGTAATGCAGACGGAGGCCGAGAAGGACACCACCAAGCAACATATTGCTAAGGATGTCTATGAATACTGCACTAAAGGCATCGGAACGTCCCTACAATTCATTCGTAGTTACAACACCCGCCTCACCTATCTTGACAAGCTCAAGAACCACAGTGATGATCTCATCAAGCAGCTAAAGTGGCTCAATCCAGCCACCCAAGAGAAGGAAGCTCAACGCCTTGCTCTTGAGGCCGGCATGTATAAGAAAGCGGCACTTGAGTCTGCCAAAAAGTTTCAGCATTTTGTCCCGAATCAATTCTCAAGATGGCTCAAGGAAAACAAAATCAAGTTTGAGGATCTTGTGCAAAA AAATGTGGCAAAGCTTGGTTTTAAGGGGCCTTTTAAAAACTTGGATGATATCCAAAAGCTACAG GTATATGAAAATATTATTGAGGAAGCAGGATATGGAAAATCCGTGGTGACTTACTCATTTGAAGCTTTAGGAAAAGTTGGGGTTGCAGTTTTGGTTTTTACAGCAGCTGCAATGGTGTGGGACATATACACAGCAGAGGATAAGATGCAGGCAGTAGTTCGCGATTCAGTGAATGCGTTAGCTGCAGTAGTTAGCCTTGAGGTCGGAGAGGTAGTTAGTGTTGCTGTAGAAGCTGGATTCGCGGCGCTTGACATTGAAATCGCTTCTGCAGCTGTTACGGTAATTGGAGCAGTCGCTGGGTTCGGAGTTGGTGTGCTCATTGGGATAGCTACAAGTGCACTGCTTGACTTGATTTTCAGCTCTGGAACTAGCAAGGTGAAGATCACAGACGGGCTTACCGCTTGTCGTGTGGTTCCTATGCCCGATGGTCTCCAACTCGCACGTCTAGTTAAGCATAATTACCCCGACCTCTAA